The Brachyspira hyodysenteriae ATCC 27164 genome includes a window with the following:
- a CDS encoding amidohydrolase, protein MRIFKNAKIYSMDRNDNIYESLAVENGRIAFAGTNEEVAKKFPNVEDIIDLEGKTVIPGFNDSCVNFVEYARFNTMLDLSKCMSIKEVLDLAQNAKKHEGWIIGWGWNQDYFEEKRMLTKNDLDNISNECPVAFRRCCGEMIVANSKALEICGITEDMKSDSIDFENGLISSKDMILILSKIKSLEIDTLKSIILDTQEAFFKMGITSVQTDDLRSLPDFDYRKIIDAYQKLHREKKLKIRVCEQAQFINKKDIDDFRDYYYYQYINDERFKVARIKLVIDGAIGSRTALLRDDYNDAQGFRGVSQYTQEDLDELVAYANSLDYSLAIQATGDGAIDMALNSIEKIKNTKDFKYRRNGLIYAQITDKKLFERMKELNVGIYYQPIFLHYDMHIVEERIGKEKASTCYAYKTAKDMGVHMGFGSSGPVDGISVMEGIHCAVNRQDLNGWPENGWMPQEKLTVKDAVYLYTMGSAYMSSEDNIKGSIEEDKLADFIVLDRDIFEVDTKEIKDIKILKTIIDGDIVYSA, encoded by the coding sequence ATGAGGATTTTTAAAAATGCTAAAATTTATTCAATGGACAGAAATGATAATATTTATGAATCTTTAGCGGTTGAAAATGGAAGAATAGCTTTTGCTGGAACTAATGAAGAAGTAGCAAAAAAATTTCCAAATGTTGAAGATATAATTGATTTAGAAGGAAAAACAGTTATTCCTGGATTTAATGACAGCTGTGTTAATTTTGTTGAATATGCTCGTTTTAATACAATGCTTGATTTAAGTAAATGTATGTCTATAAAAGAAGTATTGGATTTAGCGCAAAATGCAAAAAAACATGAAGGCTGGATTATAGGCTGGGGATGGAATCAGGATTATTTTGAAGAAAAAAGAATGCTTACAAAAAATGATTTGGATAATATATCTAATGAATGTCCTGTTGCATTTAGAAGATGCTGCGGAGAGATGATAGTTGCAAACAGCAAAGCACTTGAAATATGCGGTATTACAGAGGATATGAAATCTGATAGTATAGATTTTGAAAATGGACTTATAAGTTCTAAAGATATGATATTAATATTATCAAAAATCAAATCATTAGAAATAGATACTCTTAAATCAATAATATTGGATACTCAGGAAGCATTTTTCAAAATGGGTATAACTTCTGTTCAAACAGATGATTTAAGAAGTTTGCCTGATTTCGATTATAGAAAAATTATAGATGCTTATCAGAAATTGCATAGAGAGAAAAAATTAAAAATAAGAGTATGCGAACAGGCACAGTTTATCAATAAAAAAGATATAGATGATTTTAGAGATTATTATTATTATCAATATATTAATGATGAAAGATTTAAAGTAGCTCGTATAAAACTTGTTATAGATGGTGCTATAGGTTCTAGAACTGCATTATTAAGAGATGATTATAATGATGCTCAGGGTTTCAGAGGCGTTTCTCAATATACTCAGGAAGATCTTGATGAATTAGTTGCTTATGCTAATAGTTTAGATTATTCTTTAGCAATACAGGCTACAGGAGATGGTGCTATAGATATGGCATTGAATTCAATAGAAAAAATAAAAAATACAAAAGATTTCAAATATAGAAGAAATGGTTTAATATATGCCCAAATAACAGATAAAAAATTATTTGAAAGAATGAAAGAATTGAATGTAGGTATATATTATCAGCCTATATTCCTACATTATGATATGCATATAGTTGAAGAGAGAATAGGTAAAGAAAAGGCTTCTACTTGCTATGCTTATAAAACAGCAAAAGATATGGGAGTTCATATGGGATTCGGATCATCAGGCCCTGTTGATGGTATTAGTGTTATGGAAGGTATACATTGTGCTGTTAATAGACAGGATTTAAATGGATGGCCTGAAAATGGATGGATGCCTCAGGAAAAACTTACAGTTAAAGATGCAGTTTATTTGTATACTATGGGAAGTGCATATATGTCTTCTGAAGATAATATCAAAGGAAGTATTGAAGAAGATAAATTAGCTGATTTTATAGTTTTAGATAGAGATATATTCGAAGTTGATACTAAAGAAATAAAGGATATAAAAATATTAAAAACTATAATTGACGGAGATATAGTTTATAGTGCTTGA
- a CDS encoding phosphatidate cytidylyltransferase: MKKRLISVCLTLPLFLIIMFYDKVIYLFHLAILAISILSASEIFYMAKVHRQKNLRTVITTMIAMVLGYIITICDVNVFRGDFSNLYKIVETKHPSMDLSLVMVFALIAILFIINMFKVHVSTFEEKGRAILTAVFCFIYVGLGVWHISLMRFMPSGKYYIVFILLCAWLSDTGGYIVGRKLGKHKLSNSASPNKSYEGLVGMFIFTIPFSILYYFLYSNGYLSYLLGNNIPNFSFPQIMLLTVIFTFTGFLGDMGESLIKRMYDTKDSSKLFPGHGGVFDIFDSVILTAPISYYVFLLLQ, encoded by the coding sequence ATGAAGAAAAGGCTTATATCTGTATGTTTAACATTGCCATTATTTCTCATAATAATGTTTTATGATAAAGTTATATATTTATTTCATTTAGCAATATTAGCAATATCTATTTTAAGTGCATCAGAAATATTTTATATGGCTAAAGTTCATAGACAAAAAAATTTAAGAACTGTAATAACAACTATGATAGCTATGGTATTGGGATATATTATAACTATATGTGATGTAAATGTGTTCAGAGGAGATTTCTCCAATCTTTATAAAATAGTAGAAACTAAACATCCCTCTATGGATTTGTCATTGGTAATGGTTTTTGCATTAATAGCTATACTATTTATCATTAATATGTTCAAAGTGCATGTATCAACATTTGAAGAAAAAGGAAGAGCAATATTAACAGCTGTTTTTTGTTTTATATATGTAGGTTTAGGAGTATGGCATATATCACTTATGCGTTTTATGCCAAGCGGAAAATATTATATAGTATTTATTTTGCTATGTGCTTGGTTAAGTGATACAGGCGGATATATTGTAGGAAGAAAATTAGGCAAGCATAAATTATCAAATAGTGCTTCACCCAATAAAAGTTATGAAGGTTTAGTAGGTATGTTTATATTTACAATACCATTTTCAATATTATATTATTTCTTATATTCAAATGGTTATTTATCCTATTTACTAGGAAATAATATACCTAATTTCTCTTTTCCTCAAATTATGTTATTAACTGTAATATTTACATTTACAGGTTTCTTAGGAGATATGGGAGAAAGCCTTATAAAAAGAATGTATGATACTAAGGATTCAAGCAAGTTATTTCCAGGTCATGGAGGAGTATTCGATATATTTGATAGCGTAATACTTACTGCTCCAATATCATATTATGTATTCTTATTATTACAATAA
- a CDS encoding isoprenyl transferase codes for MITDELNIPAHVAIIMDGNGRWAKSHNKSRSLGHRAGSENVINIVEASCELNIKYLTLYAFSTENWKRPEEEKKALFKLLKEFYKKEIKRLISNNILVKHIGDISAFPKDTIETIEETEKETLEKCKNPILTVILALNYGFRDELKNAIKNICHDTINNKIDIENIDENFIQNYLYTKGIPDPDFIIRTSGESRLSNFLMYQASYSELYFTDILWPDFSKEDFKKAIEEYSNRNRRYGGL; via the coding sequence ATGATTACTGATGAGCTGAATATACCTGCACATGTAGCTATAATCATGGATGGCAACGGAAGATGGGCTAAGTCGCATAATAAAAGTAGAAGTCTTGGGCATAGAGCTGGAAGTGAAAATGTAATTAATATAGTAGAAGCCAGCTGCGAGCTTAATATAAAATACTTAACACTATATGCATTCTCCACAGAAAATTGGAAAAGACCCGAAGAAGAGAAAAAAGCATTATTCAAATTGTTAAAAGAATTCTATAAAAAAGAAATTAAAAGACTTATTTCAAATAATATTTTAGTAAAACATATAGGAGATATTTCAGCATTTCCAAAAGACACTATAGAAACAATAGAAGAAACAGAAAAAGAAACTCTTGAAAAATGTAAAAATCCTATACTCACTGTCATATTAGCTTTAAATTATGGCTTTAGAGATGAATTGAAAAATGCTATAAAAAATATATGCCATGATACTATAAATAATAAAATAGATATAGAAAATATTGATGAAAATTTTATTCAAAATTATCTATACACAAAAGGAATACCGGATCCAGATTTCATAATAAGAACATCAGGAGAATCAAGATTGAGTAATTTCCTAATGTATCAGGCTTCATACAGCGAATTATATTTTACAGATATATTATGGCCGGATTTTTCTAAAGAAGATTTTAAAAAAGCTATAGAAGAATATTCAAACAGAAATAGAAGATATGGAGGTCTGTAA
- the frr gene encoding ribosome recycling factor translates to MSKESYKDRMEKAISSLQNDLKGIRTGRANASILDGVKVEAYGSSMPLKQVGNVSTPDSRTIMIQPFDKGLVSDIEKAILKADLGFNPFNDGGNIRIVVPELTKERREELKKGVRHRGEEAKIAVRNIRRDENDKIKKELKDKTITEDESKSQEKKIQNDTDSYIKKIDDMINTKEKELDTI, encoded by the coding sequence ATGTCAAAAGAATCATATAAAGATAGAATGGAAAAAGCTATTTCAAGTTTACAAAATGATTTAAAAGGTATAAGAACAGGAAGAGCTAATGCTTCTATATTGGACGGAGTAAAGGTAGAGGCTTATGGAAGCAGTATGCCTCTAAAACAAGTAGGTAACGTTTCAACACCAGATTCTAGAACTATTATGATACAGCCATTCGATAAAGGTTTAGTTAGTGACATAGAAAAAGCTATATTAAAAGCTGATTTAGGATTTAACCCTTTCAATGACGGCGGAAATATAAGAATAGTAGTTCCTGAACTCACTAAAGAAAGAAGAGAGGAATTAAAAAAAGGTGTTAGACATAGAGGCGAAGAAGCTAAAATTGCTGTAAGAAATATAAGAAGAGATGAAAACGATAAAATAAAAAAAGAATTAAAAGATAAAACTATCACTGAAGATGAATCAAAATCTCAAGAGAAAAAAATACAGAATGATACAGATTCATACATAAAAAAAATAGATGATATGATTAATACAAAAGAAAAAGAATTAGATACTATATGA
- a CDS encoding type I phosphomannose isomerase catalytic subunit, which yields MYLLEFNEIAKEVIWGGNSLSSLYSKPFDKNKTIGESWEICDLPNDNSIVSNGEFKGKTLSYLVNEYGEKLLGTKTKEKHFPLLIKIIDSKDKLSIQVHPDEEYANKRHNKHGKNEMWYVMETYGDAKLLIGIKEGFSKEDLKKKLSNNENIENMFNYFDIKKGDAFYIPSGCIHAILGNAVITEIQTPSDVTYRLYDWNRVDKNGKSRELHIEDAFNVVKDINAFDLKSNKQNRFKNEKLEINTVFSNDCFTVEEYTINEYYSSKTNNETFEIIMVLEGKGHIESNITDNIIKLNAGKTVLIPAALGDYFIKTYDIIKMLRVTL from the coding sequence ATGTATTTATTAGAATTTAATGAAATAGCAAAAGAAGTTATTTGGGGCGGAAATTCTCTGAGTTCACTATATTCAAAACCTTTTGATAAAAATAAAACTATAGGTGAGAGTTGGGAAATTTGTGATTTGCCTAATGATAATAGTATAGTTTCTAATGGTGAGTTTAAAGGTAAAACTTTATCTTATTTAGTAAATGAATATGGTGAAAAACTGTTAGGTACGAAAACTAAAGAAAAACATTTTCCATTGCTTATAAAAATTATAGATTCAAAAGATAAATTATCCATTCAAGTTCATCCAGATGAAGAATATGCTAATAAAAGACATAACAAACATGGTAAAAATGAAATGTGGTATGTTATGGAAACTTATGGTGATGCTAAACTTCTTATAGGTATTAAAGAAGGTTTTTCAAAAGAAGATTTAAAAAAAAAATTATCTAATAATGAAAATATAGAAAATATGTTCAATTATTTTGATATAAAAAAGGGTGATGCTTTTTATATACCAAGCGGATGTATACATGCAATACTAGGTAATGCTGTTATAACTGAGATACAAACACCTAGTGATGTAACTTATAGGCTTTATGATTGGAATAGAGTTGATAAAAATGGTAAATCTAGAGAACTTCATATAGAAGATGCTTTTAATGTTGTAAAAGATATTAATGCTTTCGATTTAAAATCTAACAAACAAAACCGTTTTAAAAATGAAAAATTGGAAATTAATACAGTATTTTCTAATGATTGTTTTACGGTAGAGGAATACACTATAAATGAATACTATTCTTCAAAAACTAATAATGAAACTTTTGAAATAATTATGGTTTTAGAAGGAAAAGGGCATATAGAATCAAATATTACTGATAATATTATAAAACTTAATGCTGGAAAGACAGTTTTGATTCCAGCTGCTTTAGGTGATTATTTTATAAAAACATATGATATTATAAAAATGTTGAGGGTAACTTTATAA
- a CDS encoding ABC transporter ATP-binding protein: MSDIIELKDVHKSFGTQKVLNGVNLKVNKGETLSVIGNSGCGKSVLIKHLMGLLQPDSGTIIVDGHDINKISDNELTEVRKKFAMVFQGAALFDSLNVYENVSFGLRRIKKDMPEERIKAKVAEVLEMVGMPNIEHKMPSELSGGMKKRVGLARAIAMDPEILLYDEPTTGLDPVMSRVIDDLIVKMQSILNVTSIVITHDMTSVFRMSDRVVMLYKGQIIEGGDPDHLAETENPHLKFFFMSSIAKKGEDIESIRPKD; encoded by the coding sequence ATGAGCGATATTATAGAATTAAAAGATGTACATAAGAGTTTTGGTACTCAAAAGGTGCTTAATGGTGTTAATCTTAAGGTTAACAAAGGAGAAACTCTATCTGTTATAGGAAATTCAGGATGCGGTAAAAGTGTTCTTATCAAACATTTGATGGGATTGCTTCAGCCTGACAGCGGTACTATAATAGTAGATGGGCATGATATTAATAAAATATCTGATAATGAACTTACAGAAGTAAGAAAAAAATTTGCTATGGTATTTCAGGGAGCTGCTTTATTTGACTCTTTGAATGTATATGAAAATGTAAGTTTCGGACTTAGAAGAATAAAGAAAGATATGCCGGAAGAAAGAATAAAAGCAAAAGTGGCTGAAGTTCTTGAAATGGTAGGAATGCCTAATATAGAACATAAAATGCCTTCAGAACTTTCCGGAGGTATGAAAAAACGTGTCGGATTGGCTAGAGCTATAGCAATGGACCCTGAGATATTGCTTTATGATGAACCTACAACGGGTTTGGATCCGGTTATGTCTAGGGTTATAGATGATTTAATAGTAAAAATGCAGTCTATTCTTAATGTTACTAGTATAGTTATTACACATGATATGACTAGTGTATTTAGAATGTCTGACAGAGTTGTTATGCTGTACAAAGGACAAATTATTGAGGGAGGAGATCCTGATCATTTGGCAGAAACAGAAAATCCTCATTTGAAATTTTTCTTTATGAGCAGTATAGCTAAAAAAGGCGAAGATATAGAAAGTATTAGACCAAAAGATTAA
- a CDS encoding MlaD family protein produces MKNKIKLGIFFIVTFVIFVGAIVLLGKIKVRGDGYRIYVDYVFIGDLQENGKVSYRGGGIQIGFIEKIAINPDGTIRVTLFITDKNVIIPDGTKFSIQTVGLGLGEKYIMVSPPAINTTGMKSMAPNTIVKGVEPFSIETTLGSIGDIGKDLNFQELSVVVSNLSQTINLISGVIVSNEANINNSISNASATLGYINNIARDLSYVINDVEKGQGTIGAIMKDPKVHTNFNEIVDNLRVFTEKIKDNPSLLLFRETDTKK; encoded by the coding sequence ATGAAAAATAAAATTAAATTAGGTATATTTTTTATTGTTACATTTGTTATATTTGTAGGAGCTATAGTATTATTGGGTAAGATAAAGGTTAGGGGTGATGGATATAGAATATATGTAGATTATGTTTTTATAGGTGATTTACAAGAAAATGGTAAAGTTTCATATAGAGGAGGCGGAATTCAAATAGGTTTTATTGAAAAAATAGCCATAAATCCTGACGGTACCATAAGAGTAACTTTATTTATTACTGATAAGAATGTTATAATTCCTGACGGAACTAAATTCTCTATACAGACAGTTGGTTTGGGACTTGGAGAAAAATATATAATGGTATCTCCTCCTGCTATAAATACTACAGGTATGAAAAGCATGGCCCCTAATACAATAGTAAAGGGTGTTGAACCATTTAGTATAGAAACAACATTAGGTTCTATAGGAGATATAGGTAAAGATTTAAATTTCCAGGAATTATCAGTGGTTGTAAGTAATCTTTCACAAACTATTAATTTGATATCTGGTGTTATAGTTAGTAATGAAGCTAACATTAATAATTCAATATCAAATGCAAGTGCAACTTTAGGATATATAAATAATATTGCTAGAGATTTATCTTATGTTATAAATGATGTAGAGAAAGGACAAGGTACAATAGGTGCTATAATGAAAGATCCTAAAGTACATACTAATTTTAATGAAATTGTTGATAATTTAAGAGTATTTACTGAAAAAATAAAAGATAATCCTTCTCTTTTGCTTTTCAGAGAAACAGATACTAAAAAATAA
- a CDS encoding inositol monophosphatase family protein — protein sequence MLNDIIEMLTNGFSRKNKNSNSSEYNTILDEIKDLPKSKLNKCLKDAEKIAIKAGKYSLKYFGCPKKVSKKGKADLFTEVDLKNEKKIKEYLLKCYPKFGFYGEESKDNTSKKFTWIVDPIDGTSNFIHGYPFYCISIGLAYKGIPILGVVYAPLTDTVYKAHIKSKAYKNNKVIKVSSSNKLVESIIITGFYYNANVDDDFLHDRMVDFANMVKSTLALRRDGSAALDICMVAEGVADGFFEYGLSPWDICAGTIILKQAGGMVTDINMGEYDIFSKEQYIASNKKIHKEMVKVLE from the coding sequence ATGTTAAATGATATTATAGAAATGCTTACAAATGGTTTTTCCAGAAAGAATAAAAATTCAAATTCTTCTGAATATAATACTATATTAGATGAAATAAAAGATCTTCCAAAATCTAAATTAAATAAATGTTTGAAAGATGCTGAGAAAATAGCTATTAAGGCAGGTAAATATTCATTAAAATATTTTGGCTGTCCAAAAAAAGTATCAAAGAAGGGTAAGGCAGATTTATTTACGGAAGTTGATTTAAAAAATGAAAAAAAGATAAAAGAATATTTGTTAAAATGCTATCCTAAATTTGGGTTTTATGGAGAGGAATCTAAAGATAATACAAGTAAAAAATTCACTTGGATAGTGGATCCCATAGATGGAACCAGTAATTTTATACATGGATATCCTTTTTATTGTATATCTATAGGACTTGCTTATAAAGGAATACCTATATTAGGTGTTGTATATGCTCCTCTTACAGATACAGTTTATAAAGCTCATATAAAATCTAAAGCCTATAAAAATAATAAAGTTATAAAGGTAAGCAGCAGTAATAAATTAGTAGAATCTATTATAATAACAGGATTTTATTATAATGCCAATGTTGATGATGATTTTCTTCATGACAGAATGGTAGATTTTGCTAATATGGTAAAAAGTACTTTAGCTTTAAGAAGAGATGGTTCAGCTGCTCTTGATATATGTATGGTGGCAGAAGGTGTTGCAGACGGATTTTTTGAATATGGCCTTTCACCTTGGGATATATGTGCCGGAACTATTATATTAAAACAGGCAGGCGGTATGGTAACTGATATAAATATGGGAGAATATGATATTTTCTCTAAGGAACAGTATATAGCAAGCAATAAAAAAATTCACAAAGAAATGGTTAAAGTACTTGAATAA
- the atpD gene encoding F0F1 ATP synthase subunit beta: protein MVEGKRGKVIQVVGSTLDAEFEEGHLPAILNALYIDKEIEGVQRHIICEVQQHLGGGRVRAIALESTDGISRGDDIFDTGNHIMVPVGTETIGRIFNVLGQTVDKGEPIVAKEYRSIHASPPKFENLEPKLEIFETGIKVIDLLAPYIKGGKTGLFGGAGVGKTVLIMELIHNIASEHGGYSVFAGVGERTREGNDLWSEMKESGVINKTCLVYGQMNEPPGARLRVALSALTMAEYFRDSAGLDVLLFIDNIFRFTQAGSEVSALLGRMPSAVGYQPTLATEMGALQERITSTKNGSITSIQAVYVPADDLTDPAPATAFTHLDATTVLSREVSEKGIYPAVDPLASTSRILDPNILGQEHYDVARKVQHILQRYRDLQDIIAILGADELSEDDKLIVSRARKIEQFLSQPFFVGEQFTGLQGRYVKLEDTIRSFKGICNGDYDDLPDQAFRFVGSIEEAVAKAKTVSN from the coding sequence ATGGTAGAAGGAAAAAGAGGAAAAGTTATTCAGGTTGTAGGTTCTACCTTAGATGCTGAATTTGAAGAAGGACATCTTCCAGCCATATTGAATGCTCTTTATATAGACAAAGAAATAGAGGGTGTTCAAAGACATATTATTTGTGAAGTACAGCAGCATTTAGGCGGCGGCAGAGTAAGAGCCATAGCCTTAGAATCTACAGACGGTATATCAAGAGGAGATGATATATTTGATACAGGTAATCATATAATGGTACCTGTTGGAACAGAAACTATAGGAAGAATATTCAATGTATTGGGACAGACTGTAGATAAAGGTGAGCCTATAGTTGCTAAAGAATACAGATCAATACATGCATCGCCTCCAAAGTTTGAAAATTTAGAGCCTAAACTTGAAATATTTGAAACAGGTATTAAAGTTATAGACTTGCTAGCTCCTTACATTAAAGGTGGTAAAACAGGTCTTTTCGGAGGTGCCGGAGTAGGAAAAACAGTTCTTATAATGGAGCTTATACATAATATAGCAAGCGAGCATGGCGGTTATTCTGTATTTGCAGGTGTAGGTGAGAGAACAAGAGAAGGAAATGACTTATGGTCAGAGATGAAGGAGTCTGGAGTTATTAATAAAACTTGCCTTGTTTATGGTCAGATGAATGAGCCTCCTGGAGCAAGACTTAGAGTAGCTTTATCTGCTTTAACTATGGCAGAATATTTTAGAGATTCTGCTGGTTTAGATGTATTATTGTTTATAGACAATATATTCAGATTTACTCAGGCAGGAAGTGAAGTATCTGCATTACTTGGACGTATGCCTTCAGCTGTTGGTTATCAGCCTACTTTGGCAACAGAGATGGGTGCTTTACAGGAGAGAATAACATCTACTAAAAATGGATCTATTACTTCAATACAGGCAGTTTATGTACCTGCAGACGACCTTACAGACCCAGCGCCTGCTACAGCATTTACTCACCTTGATGCCACTACTGTATTATCAAGGGAAGTTAGTGAAAAAGGAATTTATCCGGCAGTGGATCCTTTGGCTTCAACAAGCAGAATATTAGATCCTAATATACTTGGTCAGGAACATTATGATGTAGCAAGAAAAGTACAGCATATACTACAAAGATACAGAGATTTACAGGATATTATTGCTATACTTGGTGCTGATGAACTTTCAGAAGATGATAAATTAATAGTATCAAGAGCTAGAAAAATAGAACAGTTCTTAAGTCAGCCTTTCTTTGTAGGTGAGCAGTTTACAGGATTACAGGGAAGATATGTAAAATTAGAAGATACTATAAGAAGTTTTAAAGGTATTTGTAATGGTGATTATGATGATTTACCAGATCAGGCATTTAGATTTGTTGGTTCTATAGAAGAGGCTGTTGCCAAAGCTAAAACTGTATCAAATTAA